The following are from one region of the Populus trichocarpa isolate Nisqually-1 chromosome 8, P.trichocarpa_v4.1, whole genome shotgun sequence genome:
- the LOC7498188 gene encoding transmembrane emp24 domain-containing protein p24delta9 isoform X1 translates to MITPRLNLYLLVIMTVIGLLSSPSKSLRFELESGHTKCISEDIKSNSMTVGKYSIVNPHDSQPLPESHKLTVRVTSSYGNSYHYSERVESGQFAFTAAEAGDYMACFWAADHKPTVTLSVDFDWKTGVAAKDWSNVAKKGSVDVMEMELKKMYDTVISIQEEMNYLREREDEMQDLNTSTNVKMAWLSFLSIIVCLSVAGLQVWHLKTFFQKKKLI, encoded by the exons ATGATTACCCCAAGACTCAACCTTTATCTCCTTGTAATAATGACTGTAATTGGGCTTTTATCATCTCCATCAAAATCACTCCGTTTCGAGCTAGAGTCAGGACACACGAAATGCATATCAGAAGACATCAAAAGCAATTCTATGACTGTTGGAAAGTACAGCATTGTTAACCCCCATGATAGCCAGCCCTTGCCCGAATCACATAAACTCACTGTCAGG GTGACATCGAGTTACGGGAATAGTTATCATTATTCAGAGCGTGTGGAATCAGGGCAGTTTGCTTTCACGGCGGCGGAAGCAGGGGATTACATGGCGTGTTTTTGGGCGGCGGATCATAAGCCAACTGTGACTTTGTCTGTTGATTTTGATTGGAAGACTGGTGTGGCTGCTAAGGATTGGTCTAATGTTGCCAAGAAAGGCTCTGTGGAT GTTATGGAAATGGAGCTGAAGAAAATGTATGACACAGTCATTTCCATTCAAGAGGAAATGAATTATCTCCGTGAAAG AGAAGACGAAATGCAAGATCTGAACACATCTACTAATGTAAAGATGGCCTGGTTGAGTTTTCTTTCGATTATTGTATGTTTATCAGTGGCGGGCTTGCAAGTGTGGCACTTGAAGACCTTTTTCCAGAAAAAGAAgctcatttaa
- the LOC7498188 gene encoding transmembrane emp24 domain-containing protein p24delta9 isoform X2 — MITPRLNLYLLVIMTVIGLLSSPSKSLRFELESGHTKCISEDIKSNSMTVGKYSIVNPHDSQPLPESHKLTVRVTSSYGNSYHYSERVESGQFAFTAAEAGDYMACFWAADHKPTVTLSVDFDWKTGVAAKDWSNVAKKGSVDVMEMELKKMYDTVISIQEEMNYLRERRNARSEHIY; from the exons ATGATTACCCCAAGACTCAACCTTTATCTCCTTGTAATAATGACTGTAATTGGGCTTTTATCATCTCCATCAAAATCACTCCGTTTCGAGCTAGAGTCAGGACACACGAAATGCATATCAGAAGACATCAAAAGCAATTCTATGACTGTTGGAAAGTACAGCATTGTTAACCCCCATGATAGCCAGCCCTTGCCCGAATCACATAAACTCACTGTCAGG GTGACATCGAGTTACGGGAATAGTTATCATTATTCAGAGCGTGTGGAATCAGGGCAGTTTGCTTTCACGGCGGCGGAAGCAGGGGATTACATGGCGTGTTTTTGGGCGGCGGATCATAAGCCAACTGTGACTTTGTCTGTTGATTTTGATTGGAAGACTGGTGTGGCTGCTAAGGATTGGTCTAATGTTGCCAAGAAAGGCTCTGTGGAT GTTATGGAAATGGAGCTGAAGAAAATGTATGACACAGTCATTTCCATTCAAGAGGAAATGAATTATCTCCGTGAAAG ACGAAATGCAAGATCTGAACACATCTACTAA
- the LOC7460711 gene encoding integrin-linked protein kinase 1, which produces MSSETPSSVADTSTAGISSSSSTAGKQKEKARVSRTSLILWHAHQNDAAAVRKLLEEDPSLVSARDYDKRTPLHVASLHGWIDVAKCLIEFGADVNAQDRWKNTPLADAEGAKKHSMIELLKSYGGLSYGQNGSHFEPKPVPPPQPNKCDWEIEPSELDFSNSNIIGKGSFGEILKASWRGTPVAVKRILPSLSDDRLVIQDFRHEVNLLVKLRHPNIVQFLGAVTERKPLMLITEYLRGGDLHQYLKEKGALSPSTAINFALDIARGMACLHNEPNVIVHRDLKPRNVLLVNSNADHLKVGDFGLSKLIKVQNSHDVYKMTGETGSYRYMAPEVFKHRKYDKKVDVFSFAMILYEMLEGEPPFSNFEPYEAAKYVAEGHRPTFRSKGFNVFELRELTDQCWAADMNRRPTFLEILKRLEKIKENLPTDHHWHIFNP; this is translated from the exons ATGAGCTCCGAGACTCCATCCTCCGTTGCCGACACTTCCACGGCTggaatttcttcttcatcttcgaCGGCAGGCAAGCAGAAGGAGAAGGCGAGAGTGAGCAGGACGTCTTTGATACTGTGGCACGCCCATCAAAACGACGCCGCTGCCGTCCGGAAGCTTCTAGAGGAAGATCCATCTCTCGTTAGTGCTAGGGATTACGATAAACGGACTCCTCTCCACGTGGCATCTCTCCATGGATGGATCGATGTCGCTAAGTGCTTGATTGAGTTTGGCGCCGATGTCAACGCCCAAGATCGCTGGAAAAACacg CCATTAGCTGATGCAGAAGGAGCTAAAAAGCACAGCATGATTGAACTTTTAAAATCATACGGTGGCTTGTCATAT GGACAAAATGGAAGCCATTTTGAACCAAAGCCTGTTCCACCCCCTCAACCAAATAAGTGTGACTGGGAAATTGAACCTTCTGAGCTGGACTTCTCTAACTCAAACATTATTGGAAAG GGATCTTTTGGTGAGATTTTGAAAGCATCTTGGCGTGGAACACCGGTAGCTGTTAAACGCATTCTTCCATCCCTCTCAGACGATAGATTGGTGAT TCAGGACTTCAGGCATGAGGTTAATTTGCTAGTCAAGCTTCGTCATCCTAATATAGTCCAATTTTTGGGAGCAGTCACTGAGAGGAAGCCTCTTATGTTAATTACTGAATATCTGCGAGGG GGTGATCTTCATCAGTACCTCAAGGAAAAGGGCGCGCTAAGTCCATCAACAGCCATAAACTTTGCGCTGGACATTGCCAG AGGCATGGCATGTCTTCACAATGAACCAAATGTCATTGTTCACAGAGACCTAAAACCAAG GAATGTTCTTTTAGTCAACTCCAATGCAGACCATTTGAAAGTTGGAGATTTTGGTCTAAGCAAGCTCATCAAGGTTCAAAACTCTCATGATGTGTACAAAATGACTGGCGAGACAGGAAGTT ACCGGTATATGGCTCCTGAAGTTTTCAAGCACCGGAAATACGATAAAAAAGTAGATGTTTTCTCCTTCGCAATGATACTATACGAG ATGCTTGAAGGGGAACCGCCTTTTTCGAATTTTGAGCCTTATGAAGCAGCCAAGTACGTGGCAGAAGGGCATAGACCGACATTTCGTTCCAAAGGATTCAATGTCTTTGAACTCAGAGA attgacaGATCAGTGTTGGGCCGCTGACATGAATAGAAGACCTACTTTCTTGGAAATTCTTAAGAGACTTGAAAAGATCAAGGAAAACTTGCCGACAGATCATCACTGGCATATATTCAATCCATGA
- the LOC7498189 gene encoding vesicle transport v-SNARE 12, with amino-acid sequence MSEVFEGYERQYCELSANLSRKCNSTSLLPDGVEKNAKVNEIKSGLDDCDVLIRKMDLEARSLQPSVKAMFLAKLREYKSDLNKLKREFKRITSGDVSQASREELLEAGMADAHSVSTDQRERLTMSVERLNQSSDRIKESRRAMLETEELGVSVLEDLHQQRQTLLHAHNKLHGVDDAIDKSKKVLSSMSRRMTRNKWIVGSVIAALVVAIIFIILFKTSYH; translated from the exons ATGAGTGAAGTCTTCGAAGGATACGAGCGTCAGTACTGCGAGCTCTCTGCCAATCTCTCTCGAAAATGCAACTCTACTTCTCTTCTTCCCGATGGAG TGGAAAAGAACGCGAAGGTCAATGAGATTAAATCTGGTCTGGATGATTGTGATGTTCTG ATTAGGAAAATGGACCTTGAAGCTAGGAGTTTGCAGCCGAGTGTGAAGGCTATGTTTCTGGCCAAGTTGAGGGAATATAAGTCTGATCTGAATAAGTTGAAGAGGGAATTTAAAAGGATAACGTCCGGTGATGTTAGTCAGGCTTCCCGTGAAGAGTTGTTGGAGGCTGGAATGGCTGATGCGCATTCG GTTTCTACTGATCAAAGAGAAAGATTGACTATGTCAGTAGAGAGATTAAATCAGTCCAGCGATAGAATTAAGGAGAGCAGAAGAGCCATGCTAGAGACAGAAGAGCTTGGTGTCTCAGTTCTTGAAGATTTGCATCAACAGCGCCAGACGCTCCTGCATGCTCATAACAAG CTTCATGGAGTAGATGATGCTATTGACAAGAGTAAGAAAGTCCTATCTTCCATGTCAAGAAGAATGACCAGAAACAAGTGGATCGTTGGCTCAGTAATTGCTGCTCTTGTTGTAGCAATCATTTTTATCATcttatttaagacttcttatCATTAA